The window CAGCAGCAGTGCTGCTGCTAGCACTTGCTCCAGTCTTCAAAAATACATTGAGGATAGATGGTTCTTCTTATACCTCCATCTATCAGGGTGTTTTGCGCTGGAATGGCTTTATTGCTCTTTCCGTCGTTCAAAAGCTATATGGTGCAGATGCCATGGCACTGGTTGCCATTGCAATGGCCGCAATGATCCCGCTTATCAATGTCATAGTGGTTGGAATTCTTGCAATCTTCGCCTCCAGCTCCAAGCCAAGTCTTGGAAGCGTCTTGATCAATATCTTCAAGAATCCACTAATTTGGGCATCCATTCTGGGGCTTTTGGTCAATATGGCAGAAATCTCTCTTTGGGATCCACTCAAAACGACAATTGAAGTAACCGCGCGCGCTGGTCTTGCAACCGGCCTACTGATTGTCGGAGCTGGCCTGCGCCTGCGTGATACATTCCCGCCAAACAAGGATATCTGGATCGGGACGTCGTTGCGTTTGCTCGGCATGCCGATGATCGCCATCGGCTTTGGGCTTTTCTTTGGCCTGTCAGGAGAAGTATTGGAAGTCGCAGTGATCTGCACCGCAGTACCAACGGCAATGAGCGGCTATGTGTTGGCCAAGAAAATGGGAGGCAATGCGCCGCTGTTAGCAGCAATTGTCACCATGCAGACCTTCCTGTCAGCCGCAACCATTCCGTTACTTCTGGCCTTTGTCAAATGATTGCATCCATTGATCAAAGGAATGGATAACAGAAATGATATTAGCGCTCATAACTGCGTGAGCATGCTTGCGAAGGGGAAAAATTCCGCCTATAGCTATATGTCTAGCGAATGACACCAAACGCTAGGATTTTTGACGTGGATTTTCCCCATCGCCATTTGCTCGGCATCGCCGGGCTCAACCATTTGGAAATCACCGCCCTGCTTGATAAAGCAGAAGAAGCGGTGAAAGTTTCTCAACAAACCGAGAAAAAAAAGGCAGTCCTGAAGGGCCGCACTCAAATCAACCTTTTTTTCGAGGCGTCCACTCGCACCCAAAGTTCCTTTGAGTTGGCCGGAAAGCGCCTTGGTGCTGATGTGATGAATATGGCGGTAAAGAATTCCGCTGTTTCCAAAGGCGAAACCCTGCTGGATACCGCCCTCACCCTGAACGCCATGCATCCTGACATTCTAGTGGTTCGTCATGCAGCTGCCGGTGCACCGCAATTGCTTGCCCGCAAGGTTGGGTGCGCGGTAATCAATGCAGGTGATGGCGCGCACGAACATCCCACGCAGGCACTTCTGGATGCCCTCACCATTCGCCGCCATAAGGGAAGCATTCAAAATCTGGTTGTCGCTATATGCGGCGATATCCTGCATTCACGGGTTGCCCGCTCCAATATCATTCTGCTGAATGCAATGGGTGCTGAAGTTCGCCTGATCGCCCCATCAACATTGCTACCCGCGGATGTTGAAGCGCTGGGCGTCAAGGTTTTCCGGGATATGCGCAAAGGTTTGGACGGTACAGATGTCGTGATGATGCTCCGCCTGCAGCTCGAACGTATGAGCGGTGCCTTTGTGCCAAGTGTGCGTGAATATTTCCATTTTTATGGTCTGGATGAAGATAAACTTCAAAATGCCAGTGAGGACGCCATTGTCATGCATCCCGGCCCAATGAACCGGGGCGTAGAAATTGATTCTTCCGTTGCCGACTCTGGTCGATCGGTTATTCGCGAGCAGGTAGAGATGGGAGTTGCCGTACGCATGGCAGTGATCGAAACTTTGGCTGAGAATGCCTGCAAATTCAATGATAAAGGCGAGTAAGGGTCCGATGCCAGAGAAACAGCAAACTCCGTTCGCTCTAACCAATTGTCACCTGATTGATCCAACCACCAATCTGGACGAGATGGGGGCTATTCTGATTGAAGATGGCAAGATCAAAGCCGTTGGCAGGGAAGTCGCAGCAAATTTGCCATCCGATATCCTGCGCATTGATGGAGGCGGTAAAATAGCCGCTCCTGGTTTGGTCGATATGCATGTCACGACAGGCGAACCTGGTGCAGAACATCGCGAAACTCTGAAAAGTGTCTCCCGTGCCGCCGCTGCGGGAGGTGTCACTTCGATTGCCACCATGCCGGACACCGACCCGGTTATTGATGATATTGCGCTTGTAGACTTCATCAAACGCCGAGCACGCGATACAGCCAAGGTTCATGTGCATCCTTACGCAGCCATGACGCGCGGATTATCCGGAAAGGAAATGACTGAAATCGGCTTGATGCTTGAAGCAGGTGCAGTTGCCCTGACCAATGGCCGCAAAGCAATCACCAATGCTCAGATCATGCGCCGTGTCATGATGTATGCCCGCGATTTTGACGCACTGGTTGTCCATCATCCGGAAGATCCGGATTTGGTCGGAAATGGCGTAATGAATTTGGGCGAAACATCCACTCGACTTGGACTACCCGGCATTCCGGCAGAAGCCGAGACAATCATGGTTGCACGTGACATCCGCCTTGCGCAACTCACCGGTTGTCGCTATCACGCAAGCCAGATTTCCTGTGCCGAAAGTCTCGACATCATTCGTCGTGCAAAGGAAAAAGGCTTTGATGTCACTTGTGGTGTTTCCATCAATCATCTGACTTTGAATGAAAACGACATTGGCCTCTACCGAACCTTCTACAAGATGTCACCGCCCCTCCGTAGCGAAGATGAGCGTCTTGCCATGATTGAAGGCGTGGCAGATGGCACAATCGATGTCATTGTGTCTGCTCATGACCCGCAGGATGTGGACACCAAGCGTCACCCCTTTGCAGAATGTGCGGACGGTGCGGTTGGATTGGAAACATTCCTCGCTGCAGGTCTTCGCATGGTTCATTCCGAGCAGCTGACCATCAGTCAGCTCATCAACGCAATGTCCAGTACGCCAGCCAGCTTGTTGGGACTCGATGCAGGTAGTTTGAAAATCGGATCGGCAGCAGATATCATCCTGTTTGACGCTGACTATCCATGGCTGGTTGATCGCGAAGATCTAAGCTCTCGCTCGAAGAATACTGCATTCCATCAAGCCCGTTTCTCAGGCAAGGTTCTGCAAACCTATGTTGCAGGACAGCAAGTGCATCATTACTCTCAGTAGAATGTGCATGATCCGAATCGATCACCAGCAAGATATCCGAAACCATCTTGTTGGTGATATCGGTGAAAATTGCGATGCTGAAAAGCCCATCGCGCCAGGTGATCCAAAAACAACAGCTATTGGGTCCAGGAGGAAACAGCAATGCCCGATCCGATACATTGGGGCGTAGCCCTGCCCTATCTCTTCATGGCGTTGGCCTTTGGCTATCTCCTTGGTTCCACACCATTCGGTCTTGTATTGACCAAATTTGGGGGCATGGGTGATGTCAGAAAAATCGGATCAGGCAATATAGGCGCAACGAACGTCTTGCGAACCGGAAGCAAGAAACTGGCCGCCCTCACATTGCTAGGCGATATGCTGAAAGGTACCTTGGCTGTTTTGATAGCGAAAGAATGGGGTCCCGATACCGCCTTATTGGCTGGCATGGGCGCTTTTCTTGGCCATCTCTTTCCGTTCTGGCTGAAATTCAAAGGTGGCAAAGGTGTTGCCACCTATATCGGTGTCGTTCTGGGTCTTTATTGGCCTGCCTTTCTGCTCTTTGCATTGGTTTGGCTGGCATGTGCTTATTTAACCCGATATTCCTCATTATCCGCTCTCATTGCCAGTGCGCTAACGCCTTTTGCATTGCTCGGCTTTGGAGAATGGCAACTGGCCGAATTGGTAGCAGTTCTCACCGCTCTGCTATGGATCAAACACAAGGCCAATATCATGCGCCTGTTGGACGGCACAGAAAGCAAAATAGGTCAGAATGACCAGCCAGCGGACGATGATGACGCCACTGACCAGGCTGAAAATCTTGCAAGCGATACCAGCAAACAGGATGGAGACAGCCTATAGGGTTTCACTCAAATCCATTTCCTTTTTGACTCTCGACCGAGATCATTTGCAGGGCATTTTTCCGCCCGGCAGGGCTGAATAACCCAGTCCGAAAGGCAATTTCATGAGCCGAAAAAACATTTCCTCTACAAAGACAAATCACCAACCTTTCACACAAGAACTCGCTGCCAACCTAGTACAATCAATGGCTCACCGACTTAGCGATCAGCAACGCTTCAATTGGTTACGCCTGATCCGCAGCGAGAATATTGGGCCCGCAACCTTTCGTGATCTGCTCAATCATTTCGGATCGGCAGAAAAAGCTCTTGAAGCAGTTCCCACGCTCTCCGAGCGAGGTGGAGCCAAACGAAAAATCCAGATTGCATCCAAGGAAGATACGGAACGGGAATGGGAAGCAGTCTACAAAACCGGAGCCCGACTGGTCGCACTTGGTGAGCCAGATTACCCACGAGATCTTACCCATACCCATGCCCCACCACCAATTCTGACCATTGCCGGTCAGGAGCATTGGGCACAAAAGACAATTGTAGCAATCGTTGGTTCCCGCAATTGTTCTGCAAGCGGATTGAAACTCACTCAGACATTAGCCAGTCAGCTTGGTCAAAATGATATTGTCGTTGCCAGTGGCCTCGCACGAGGCATTGACACCGCCGCCCACACTGCAAGCCTTGAGACGGGAACGATAGCAGTGGTTGCAGGTGGCTTGGGCAAGCTCTACCCCAAAGAGAATATCCCGCTTGCCCATCAAATATCCCATAACGGCATGATCATATCCGAGGCACCATTCTCATGGCAGGCCCGCGCACAGGATTTTCCTCGCCGCAACCGGATCATATCGGGCATTTCAGCAGGAACATTGGTGATCGAGGCAGCCAAACGGTCAGGTTCGCTCATCACCGCTCGCTATGCCCTGGAGCAAGGGCGCGAAGTCTTCGCCATTCCCGGCTCGCCCCTGGATCCTCGATCAGCCGGAACAAACCACCTTATCAAACAAGGTGCATGTCTGGTTACCCAAGTCGATGACATACTTGAGGCACTTGCGCATTACATACCGAAACCCAATTCCTCAAAAGCACTATTGGAAGAATATTCAGCCATCGAACCTGACCATCTGGAACCAGACTTGCAAATCGTGGAAATAGAGCGTGACAAGTTGGTCTGTAGCCTCAATCTGACACCAATTGCCATTGATGAGTTGGCACGCCTCACTTCGATGCCTCTCAACCAGATACAGATGATATTGTTAGAATTGGATCTGGCAGGACGCTTGGAACGTCACGGAAATCAAACCGTCTCTCTTCGTCCGCAATAGAGCGTATATACTATAAGCACATAGATACCATCCGGAAGATAGAAACATCACCCGCCAACCACTTCGCATCCAATTTACTAGCATCCTTCAAAAATTGGCCCAAATATTCCGTAGATTTCTCTATACGGTTGGCTAATTCTGAATTCATTGCCATTCCTGCACTTAAAAAAATCAATTCATATTAATTTATCAATATTTTCAACATTCTAATAATTTTTTCGATATAAGGAACACCCAAATGAAATTTAGGTTGTAGTAGTAAAAATACATCTTTTGAGTGACATTCCGTTTCTCCTCCTCCCAATTTCTTGTTGTGCGAAAGCAACACAATCGTCTAGGAACATCTCGACAAGCCTTGACCTTGGCATCAGGAAGGGTCATTTGACAGGACTAGGACGATAAGAATCATCTGCCAGATTGCGCGGTAGGCCCATGCTTTATGCCTTGGTTCGGCGTAATGATATGGCATCAGATTTTGAAGAGACGGATTTCACATGGACGTTGTCATTGTAGAGTCACCGGCTAAAGCCAAGACGATCAATAAATATCTCGGCAAGGACTATAAAGTTCTGGCTTCATATGGCCATGTACGCGATCTTCCGTCCAAAGACGGCTCCGTTCTGCCAGATGATGACTTCAAGATGACCTGGGAGGCGGATGCAAAATCCAAGAAACGCCTTACGGAAATTGCCAGTGCCGTCAAAGAATCCGACCGCGTCATTCTCGCGACTGACCCCGACCGCGAAGGGGAAGCCATTTCGTGGCATGTGTTGCAGGTTCTAAAGAATAAACGGGTTTTGAAAGACAAGCCCATTCAACGTGTGGTGT is drawn from Cohaesibacter gelatinilyticus and contains these coding sequences:
- a CDS encoding AEC family transporter, with amino-acid sequence MYLVVEALIPTFFLVGLGLYIRRSGFVPQDQWEGLESLSYWLFFPALIFNVLINANLKNVPLGGMTATLALTVIAAAVLLLALAPVFKNTLRIDGSSYTSIYQGVLRWNGFIALSVVQKLYGADAMALVAIAMAAMIPLINVIVVGILAIFASSSKPSLGSVLINIFKNPLIWASILGLLVNMAEISLWDPLKTTIEVTARAGLATGLLIVGAGLRLRDTFPPNKDIWIGTSLRLLGMPMIAIGFGLFFGLSGEVLEVAVICTAVPTAMSGYVLAKKMGGNAPLLAAIVTMQTFLSAATIPLLLAFVK
- a CDS encoding aspartate carbamoyltransferase catalytic subunit; translation: MTPNARIFDVDFPHRHLLGIAGLNHLEITALLDKAEEAVKVSQQTEKKKAVLKGRTQINLFFEASTRTQSSFELAGKRLGADVMNMAVKNSAVSKGETLLDTALTLNAMHPDILVVRHAAAGAPQLLARKVGCAVINAGDGAHEHPTQALLDALTIRRHKGSIQNLVVAICGDILHSRVARSNIILLNAMGAEVRLIAPSTLLPADVEALGVKVFRDMRKGLDGTDVVMMLRLQLERMSGAFVPSVREYFHFYGLDEDKLQNASEDAIVMHPGPMNRGVEIDSSVADSGRSVIREQVEMGVAVRMAVIETLAENACKFNDKGE
- a CDS encoding dihydroorotase; amino-acid sequence: MPEKQQTPFALTNCHLIDPTTNLDEMGAILIEDGKIKAVGREVAANLPSDILRIDGGGKIAAPGLVDMHVTTGEPGAEHRETLKSVSRAAAAGGVTSIATMPDTDPVIDDIALVDFIKRRARDTAKVHVHPYAAMTRGLSGKEMTEIGLMLEAGAVALTNGRKAITNAQIMRRVMMYARDFDALVVHHPEDPDLVGNGVMNLGETSTRLGLPGIPAEAETIMVARDIRLAQLTGCRYHASQISCAESLDIIRRAKEKGFDVTCGVSINHLTLNENDIGLYRTFYKMSPPLRSEDERLAMIEGVADGTIDVIVSAHDPQDVDTKRHPFAECADGAVGLETFLAAGLRMVHSEQLTISQLINAMSSTPASLLGLDAGSLKIGSAADIILFDADYPWLVDREDLSSRSKNTAFHQARFSGKVLQTYVAGQQVHHYSQ
- the plsY gene encoding glycerol-3-phosphate 1-O-acyltransferase PlsY produces the protein MPDPIHWGVALPYLFMALAFGYLLGSTPFGLVLTKFGGMGDVRKIGSGNIGATNVLRTGSKKLAALTLLGDMLKGTLAVLIAKEWGPDTALLAGMGAFLGHLFPFWLKFKGGKGVATYIGVVLGLYWPAFLLFALVWLACAYLTRYSSLSALIASALTPFALLGFGEWQLAELVAVLTALLWIKHKANIMRLLDGTESKIGQNDQPADDDDATDQAENLASDTSKQDGDSL
- the dprA gene encoding DNA-processing protein DprA, which gives rise to MAHRLSDQQRFNWLRLIRSENIGPATFRDLLNHFGSAEKALEAVPTLSERGGAKRKIQIASKEDTEREWEAVYKTGARLVALGEPDYPRDLTHTHAPPPILTIAGQEHWAQKTIVAIVGSRNCSASGLKLTQTLASQLGQNDIVVASGLARGIDTAAHTASLETGTIAVVAGGLGKLYPKENIPLAHQISHNGMIISEAPFSWQARAQDFPRRNRIISGISAGTLVIEAAKRSGSLITARYALEQGREVFAIPGSPLDPRSAGTNHLIKQGACLVTQVDDILEALAHYIPKPNSSKALLEEYSAIEPDHLEPDLQIVEIERDKLVCSLNLTPIAIDELARLTSMPLNQIQMILLELDLAGRLERHGNQTVSLRPQ